Proteins encoded together in one Halalkaliarchaeum sp. AArc-CO window:
- the serB gene encoding phosphoserine phosphatase SerB, whose protein sequence is MRLIAFDFDGTLSDSEMTVLLARRADVESEVAEITERAMNDELSYAESLRERAALLEGLPEKDVTAAYGEVTLRPGAGRLIERLREEGHEVAILTGGFDRGVEAALDSAGVDVDHVIANRLPIRGGQLNGNVGGPLVEGTKDEALEDLAEEIGVPMARTVAVGDGANDLPMLEVAGLSVGYLPKDAVRPACDVVVASMSRLARVFEERGLLSARDDR, encoded by the coding sequence ATGCGACTCATCGCGTTCGACTTCGATGGAACCCTCTCGGATTCGGAAATGACCGTGTTGCTGGCTCGACGAGCGGACGTCGAATCGGAAGTGGCCGAGATCACCGAGCGGGCGATGAACGACGAGTTGAGCTACGCCGAGAGCCTCCGGGAGCGCGCCGCCTTGCTCGAGGGGCTCCCGGAGAAGGACGTGACGGCGGCTTACGGCGAGGTGACCCTTCGCCCGGGTGCCGGGCGGCTCATCGAACGGCTCCGAGAGGAGGGTCACGAAGTAGCAATTCTCACGGGGGGTTTCGATCGGGGCGTCGAAGCCGCACTCGACTCGGCTGGCGTCGACGTCGACCACGTGATCGCGAACCGGCTGCCGATCCGCGGCGGTCAGCTCAACGGGAACGTCGGCGGTCCGCTGGTCGAAGGGACGAAAGACGAGGCACTCGAGGACCTCGCCGAGGAGATCGGCGTCCCGATGGCGAGAACCGTCGCGGTCGGCGACGGCGCGAACGACCTTCCGATGCTGGAGGTCGCCGGGCTCTCGGTGGGGTATCTCCCGAAGGATGCGGTCCGTCCGGCCTGTGACGTCGTCGTCGCCTCGATGTCCCGGCTGGCGCGCGTGTTCGAGGAACGAGGGCTGCTTTCGGCCCGAGACGACCGGTAA
- a CDS encoding uroporphyrinogen-III synthase: MSPPSRVAVFRPDDDRIRTAVDLLEELGVEPIADPMLAVEPTGAAPASAELVVLTSKTGVELAAEAGWSPEEAGPDGKAVTLVAIGPATAAAAREMGWAVDVVPDEYTSSGLVEALDGRVDGRTVEVARSDHGSPVLLEGLREAGADVNETILYKLVRPPASGQSAELAALGDLDAAAFTSSLTVEHFLEAAEERGVREDALSGLDRAVVGAIGEPTRNTAESRGIDVDVVPEDATFEALARAVVEEATRRAESE, translated from the coding sequence GTGAGCCCGCCGTCCCGAGTCGCGGTGTTTCGTCCGGACGACGACCGCATCCGGACGGCAGTCGATCTGCTCGAGGAGCTGGGAGTCGAGCCGATCGCCGATCCGATGCTGGCCGTCGAGCCGACCGGCGCCGCTCCGGCGTCGGCGGAACTCGTCGTCCTCACGAGCAAGACCGGCGTCGAACTCGCCGCCGAGGCGGGTTGGTCGCCCGAGGAGGCCGGTCCGGACGGCAAGGCGGTCACCCTCGTCGCGATCGGTCCGGCGACGGCGGCGGCGGCCCGCGAGATGGGCTGGGCTGTCGACGTCGTCCCCGACGAGTACACCTCTTCGGGGCTCGTCGAGGCGCTCGACGGGCGGGTCGACGGCCGTACTGTCGAGGTCGCGCGCAGCGATCACGGCAGCCCGGTGCTTCTGGAGGGACTCCGGGAGGCGGGCGCCGACGTCAACGAGACGATTCTTTATAAACTCGTCCGGCCACCAGCGTCCGGGCAGTCCGCCGAACTCGCCGCCCTCGGCGACCTCGACGCGGCGGCGTTCACGTCGTCGCTGACTGTCGAACACTTCCTGGAGGCGGCCGAGGAGCGGGGCGTTCGCGAGGACGCCCTCTCGGGACTCGATCGTGCAGTCGTCGGTGCGATCGGCGAGCCGACACGGAACACGGCCGAATCCCGCGGGATCGACGTCGACGTCGTGCCCGAGGACGCCACCTTCGAGGCGCTCGCCCGTGCGGTCGTCGAGGAAGCGACACGCCGGGCGGAGTCGGAATAG